A window of the Dyadobacter pollutisoli genome harbors these coding sequences:
- a CDS encoding DNA topoisomerase IV subunit B, whose product MESTNVQYDEDSIRSLDWKEHIRLRPGMYIGKLGDGSSIDDGIYVLVKEIVDNSIDEHMMGNGKTIEIKITEHRVEVRDYGRGIPLGKVVDCVSKINTGGKYDSGAFQKSVGLNGVGTKAVNALSQYFKVQSFREGKTKNAEFHQGAIVNESKEEPTNQRNGTHIAFEPDGMIFKNFKYIPQYLNNMIWNYCYLNAGLTINFNGQKYISQNGLLDLLQSKSDAETLRYPIFHLKGDDIEFAMTHGNQYGEEYYSFVNGQYTTQGGTHLAAFREAVVKAVREHFGKDYAPEDIRSSIIAAVAIRVQEPVFESQTKTKLGSNTITPDPNSTTVRTFVNDFVKERLDNYLHMHPESRDALKKRIEQSERERKELAGIKKLANDRAKKANLHNKKLRDCRLHLTDLKNELRYESTLFITEGDSASGSITKSRNIQTQAVFSLRGKPLNCFGLTKKIVYENEEFNLLQHALDIENGVENLRFNRIVIATDADVDGMHIRLLLMTFFLQFFPDLVRNGHLFVLETPLFRVRNKKETIYCYNEEEKQAAVGKLGSKPEITRFKGLGEISPDEFGRFIGEDMRVEPVILQKETSIHKLLSYFMGKNTPERQRFIIDNLKIEKNIEELALAG is encoded by the coding sequence ATGGAAAGTACCAACGTTCAATACGACGAGGATAGTATTAGGTCACTGGACTGGAAAGAGCATATCAGGTTGCGCCCGGGGATGTATATTGGAAAACTGGGAGATGGTTCGTCGATAGATGATGGAATTTATGTGCTTGTAAAGGAAATCGTGGATAACTCCATCGATGAACATATGATGGGCAATGGGAAGACCATTGAGATCAAAATCACAGAACACCGGGTAGAAGTGAGGGACTATGGCAGGGGAATTCCTTTGGGCAAAGTGGTGGACTGCGTTTCGAAAATTAATACCGGTGGAAAGTACGATTCGGGGGCATTTCAGAAGTCTGTAGGGCTAAACGGAGTGGGAACGAAGGCTGTAAACGCACTTTCACAGTATTTCAAAGTACAGTCGTTCCGGGAGGGAAAAACAAAAAACGCCGAATTCCATCAGGGGGCAATTGTAAACGAATCGAAGGAGGAACCAACCAACCAGCGCAATGGAACGCACATTGCATTTGAGCCTGACGGTATGATTTTCAAGAATTTCAAGTACATACCCCAGTACCTGAATAATATGATCTGGAACTACTGCTATCTGAATGCCGGGCTTACGATCAATTTTAATGGTCAGAAGTATATTTCACAAAATGGGCTGCTGGATCTGTTGCAAAGCAAATCGGACGCAGAGACATTGCGTTATCCGATCTTTCATTTGAAAGGTGACGATATTGAATTTGCGATGACCCATGGCAATCAATACGGCGAGGAATATTATTCTTTTGTTAACGGTCAGTACACGACGCAGGGAGGAACGCATTTGGCGGCTTTCCGTGAAGCGGTGGTGAAAGCAGTACGGGAACATTTCGGGAAGGATTATGCGCCGGAAGATATCCGCTCGTCTATCATCGCGGCCGTGGCGATACGTGTGCAGGAACCTGTTTTTGAATCTCAAACCAAAACAAAATTGGGGTCCAATACCATTACGCCGGACCCGAATAGCACCACGGTACGGACTTTTGTCAACGATTTTGTCAAGGAAAGGCTTGATAACTATCTGCATATGCACCCCGAATCGCGGGATGCTTTGAAAAAGAGGATTGAACAGTCCGAAAGAGAACGTAAAGAGCTGGCCGGTATCAAGAAGCTGGCCAATGATCGTGCCAAGAAGGCTAATCTCCACAATAAGAAATTGAGAGATTGTCGGTTGCACCTGACCGATCTTAAAAACGAGCTGCGTTACGAAAGCACTTTGTTCATTACCGAAGGTGATTCTGCGAGTGGTTCTATCACCAAATCCCGCAATATTCAGACTCAGGCAGTGTTTAGTTTGCGAGGTAAGCCGTTGAACTGCTTCGGGTTAACGAAAAAAATAGTTTACGAAAATGAAGAGTTTAATTTGCTTCAGCATGCCCTGGATATTGAAAACGGTGTAGAAAACCTGCGTTTTAACAGGATCGTGATCGCTACTGATGCGGACGTGGACGGCATGCACATTCGGTTGCTGCTGATGACATTCTTTTTGCAGTTTTTCCCTGACCTGGTTCGGAATGGCCATTTGTTTGTCCTGGAAACACCGCTTTTCAGGGTTAGGAATAAAAAAGAGACGATTTATTGCTACAATGAAGAAGAGAAACAGGCAGCGGTTGGCAAGCTGGGAAGCAAACCTGAGATTACCAGGTTTAAAGGACTTGGGGAGATCTCACCGGATGAGTTTGGTCGCTTCATTGGTGAAGACATGCGTGTGGAGCCTGTGATCCTGCAAAAAGAGACGTCTATCCATAAATTGTTGAGTTATTTTATGGGTAAGAATACACCTGAAAGACAACGATTTATCATTGATAACCTGAAAATTGAAAAGAACATCGAAGAACTCGCATTGGCGGGATAG
- the pheA gene encoding prephenate dehydratase, translated as MELQDLRNRIDDLDDQLLNVLNERMELVKKVGELKRSSQSIIYRPEREKQILDRLEKRNNGLLTRQAIDAIFFEIFAVSRNLELPERVSYLGPEGSFTHQAAEGRFGGMSEYLVLPTIHSVFESVETGRAKFGVVPIENNQEGIVIETVDFLREKNLSIVAEILLQVHFTFASQSDSLKDIKRIYSKDIAFRQCGKFISEYLEGMGIELIPVDSTSKAAKLAGQEVDSAAICSSISARLFGVPILFDNIEDSDQNRTRFLILAKDFANIKSGDDKTTIIANLPNTNRPGVLYEFLKDFNDRGINLTKIESRPMRGEAAFRAWFLVEFLGHIDDEPVKEIMHKYGTHLKWLGSYVRIS; from the coding sequence GTGGAATTACAGGATTTAAGAAATAGAATTGACGACCTAGACGACCAACTTTTGAACGTTTTGAACGAGCGTATGGAGCTTGTGAAAAAGGTTGGCGAACTGAAACGCTCGTCGCAGTCGATTATTTACCGTCCCGAAAGAGAAAAGCAGATCCTGGACAGGCTTGAAAAGCGAAACAACGGGCTGCTGACACGTCAGGCAATAGACGCCATTTTTTTTGAAATTTTTGCCGTTTCCCGTAACCTCGAATTACCCGAAAGAGTATCGTATCTCGGTCCCGAGGGGAGTTTTACGCATCAAGCGGCTGAGGGCCGTTTTGGTGGAATGAGCGAGTACCTGGTGCTTCCTACCATTCACTCGGTTTTTGAGAGTGTGGAAACGGGCAGAGCGAAATTCGGGGTGGTTCCCATTGAAAATAATCAGGAAGGGATTGTCATCGAAACAGTGGATTTTTTGAGAGAAAAGAATCTATCCATTGTTGCGGAAATATTGTTGCAGGTGCATTTTACGTTTGCTTCCCAGTCCGACAGCCTGAAAGATATCAAGCGGATTTACTCCAAAGATATAGCATTCCGGCAGTGCGGTAAGTTCATTAGCGAGTACCTGGAAGGGATGGGTATTGAATTGATCCCGGTTGATTCGACTTCCAAAGCGGCCAAGCTGGCGGGGCAGGAAGTAGATTCGGCGGCTATTTGCTCATCTATTTCGGCACGGCTTTTTGGGGTCCCTATTCTTTTTGACAACATCGAGGACAGCGATCAGAACAGGACGCGGTTTTTGATTCTTGCCAAAGATTTTGCCAACATTAAAAGCGGTGATGACAAAACAACCATTATCGCAAATTTGCCAAATACCAACCGTCCGGGCGTACTTTATGAGTTCCTTAAAGACTTTAATGACCGCGGGATCAACCTTACCAAAATTGAAAGCAGGCCGATGCGTGGCGAGGCAGCATTCAGGGCGTGGTTCCTGGTGGAATTCCTGGGACACATCGACGACGAACCTGTTAAGGAGATCATGCATAAATACGGTACTCACCTGAAATGGTTGGGTAGTTATGTAAGAATATCGTAA
- a CDS encoding DUF4136 domain-containing protein, which yields MLKKASIFLLIAGLGLTSCSKDPISDLSTEETLVYVTNHDKSANYKQYKTFSIVDSVLIVENERSGTALTDIDRALLQRIMTNMQNLGYKYVSPKNKPDVGINAAWITNTYLNVVSQPSSYYGGYWGGGYGYGYPSYYNYYETSESYWLVSMVDFKNPNTADKTFNVIWDAQIRGAGIGEEQYIDKMVDSVFGQSDYLKIN from the coding sequence ATGTTAAAAAAAGCCTCAATATTCCTTCTGATAGCCGGCCTGGGTCTCACTTCCTGCTCCAAAGATCCGATTAGTGATCTTTCGACAGAAGAAACACTGGTATATGTGACCAACCACGACAAGTCCGCCAACTACAAACAGTACAAGACTTTCAGCATTGTTGATTCAGTACTGATCGTTGAAAATGAACGTTCCGGTACAGCACTTACGGACATCGATCGCGCCCTACTTCAGCGTATCATGACCAATATGCAAAATCTTGGATACAAGTACGTTAGCCCAAAAAATAAGCCGGACGTAGGTATCAATGCCGCCTGGATTACCAACACTTATCTCAATGTAGTTTCTCAGCCATCGTCTTACTATGGCGGATATTGGGGTGGTGGTTACGGATATGGTTATCCGAGCTACTATAACTATTATGAAACCAGCGAAAGCTACTGGCTGGTGTCCATGGTGGATTTTAAGAACCCAAATACTGCGGACAAAACCTTCAATGTGATCTGGGATGCACAAATACGCGGTGCAGGTATCGGGGAAGAGCAGTACATTGACAAGATGGTTGACTCCGTTTTCGGCCAGTCTGATTATTTAAAAATCAATTGA
- a CDS encoding DinB family protein has product METKEEILRIIDVLNDTYESEEAWYGPSVVEALRDVTPKMAEVRLSSNTHSIAEIVYHMTTWRIFAVRKIQGDAEFDIKTQDKDWKKFPIVDEFEWEAIQMELSLSQEELVSELEKIESDSFLEEFVPGRDYSYYTLIHGVIQHDVYHAGQIGLIKKAVKGMRLEEDDYGAFDDRSDFDNGTDYY; this is encoded by the coding sequence ATGGAAACAAAGGAAGAGATTTTAAGAATAATAGATGTACTGAACGACACCTACGAAAGCGAAGAAGCATGGTATGGTCCATCTGTGGTGGAGGCGCTGCGGGACGTAACGCCCAAAATGGCTGAGGTAAGGTTAAGCAGCAATACACACTCTATTGCTGAAATTGTTTACCACATGACTACCTGGCGTATTTTTGCCGTACGCAAGATTCAGGGCGATGCCGAGTTTGATATCAAGACACAAGATAAGGATTGGAAGAAGTTTCCGATCGTGGACGAATTTGAATGGGAAGCAATCCAGATGGAGCTGAGCTTGTCGCAGGAAGAGCTGGTTTCTGAACTGGAAAAGATCGAAAGTGACAGCTTTCTGGAAGAGTTTGTACCGGGCCGTGACTATTCCTATTACACATTGATACACGGTGTTATTCAGCATGATGTGTATCACGCAGGGCAAATCGGGCTCATTAAAAAGGCAGTAAAAGGAATGAGACTGGAAGAGGATGATTACGGTGCATTCGATGATCGCTCGGATTTTGATAACGGAACCGACTACTACTGA
- a CDS encoding response regulator: MKILIVEDEPKLAGFLKRGLEEQSWEVELAYDGQVGKKMASNYRFDVIILDVNLPLLNGYDLAKQLRNDGLATPILFLTALGTIDDKLDGFEAGGDDYLVKPFEFRELIARIKVLSQRNNSRDQSNQVLSLADLELNLDEKVARRGGNRIDLTAKEFALLEYLMRNRGRVVSRVDIAEQVWDIRFDTGTNVIDVYINFLRKKVDKDYPNKLIHTVVGMGYIFKEE, encoded by the coding sequence ATGAAAATATTAATCGTTGAAGATGAACCCAAACTGGCAGGCTTTCTGAAACGCGGCCTTGAAGAACAATCCTGGGAAGTTGAACTGGCCTATGACGGACAGGTCGGGAAAAAGATGGCATCCAATTACCGGTTCGATGTGATCATTCTGGATGTGAACCTGCCTTTGCTCAACGGGTATGACCTGGCCAAGCAACTGCGAAACGACGGACTTGCGACCCCGATCTTATTTTTGACGGCATTAGGGACCATTGATGACAAGCTGGACGGTTTTGAAGCCGGCGGCGATGACTATCTCGTTAAACCATTTGAGTTCCGCGAGCTGATCGCGCGGATCAAGGTTCTTTCACAAAGAAACAATTCGAGGGACCAGTCCAATCAGGTGCTGAGCCTGGCCGATCTGGAACTGAACCTCGACGAAAAAGTCGCGCGGAGAGGAGGAAACCGAATCGACCTCACGGCGAAGGAATTTGCATTGCTCGAATACCTCATGCGTAACCGCGGGCGTGTGGTATCGCGTGTGGACATTGCCGAGCAGGTATGGGACATCCGGTTCGACACCGGTACCAATGTGATCGACGTTTACATTAACTTTTTGAGAAAGAAAGTGGACAAAGATTATCCTAACAAGTTGATTCACACAGTGGTGGGTATGGGTTATATCTTCAAAGAGGAATGA
- a CDS encoding HAMP domain-containing sensor histidine kinase, which produces MNIKSRLTLLFTMLVGSIMALFCLSIYFFYDQYREKQFYSFLNERGQTIAQLVEASTGISKADIEKIEKENNTVLLDEEITIYDGSDSLIFTSGKEGFDLTKAMLTEARGGKEIHTKYQKNEVIIIRHILQDHRKPWVVVAVAKDYPGMNQLQRLREILVIGWLLSLVLVGVAGWQFANDAIKPVSDIIDQVNNISAGNLHEKVTVGREKDELALLAQTFNQMLNRVEIAFVAQKNFVSHASHELRTPLALIMSEAELGLMKERTGPEYQDALKGIWAEAKEMNELVSRLLELARTEEHAFKVTFSKIRVDEVLWQAKASVQQKNPGYDVHIHYDQIPDDEEQLKRYGDESLLRTAFMNLMDNACKYSSNKAVNVFLEIQKDLIKIYFKDVGVGIAQDELPYIFDTFYRSATTISEAGYGIGLALTKRIINMQGASIDVESKLGAGTTFILRFPPF; this is translated from the coding sequence ATGAACATCAAGTCCCGGCTGACGCTTCTTTTCACCATGTTGGTAGGTTCTATCATGGCCTTGTTCTGCTTGTCCATTTACTTCTTTTACGACCAGTATCGGGAGAAGCAATTTTATTCTTTTTTGAATGAGCGCGGGCAGACCATTGCGCAATTGGTAGAAGCAAGTACCGGGATTAGTAAGGCTGACATTGAAAAAATAGAAAAAGAGAACAATACCGTTCTGCTGGACGAGGAAATTACGATCTATGACGGTTCCGATTCATTGATCTTTACCAGCGGAAAAGAAGGCTTCGATCTCACCAAAGCCATGTTGACTGAGGCGAGGGGAGGAAAGGAGATTCATACCAAATACCAGAAGAACGAGGTCATCATCATTCGCCACATTTTACAGGATCATCGCAAGCCTTGGGTGGTAGTCGCCGTCGCAAAAGATTACCCCGGTATGAACCAGTTACAGCGGTTGCGTGAAATTCTTGTGATCGGCTGGCTGCTATCATTGGTATTGGTGGGTGTAGCGGGTTGGCAGTTTGCGAATGATGCCATTAAACCCGTGTCTGACATTATTGATCAGGTGAACAACATTTCGGCTGGTAACCTGCATGAAAAAGTAACGGTAGGTAGGGAAAAGGATGAGCTGGCATTGCTGGCGCAGACATTTAACCAAATGCTGAACCGTGTGGAAATCGCCTTCGTCGCCCAGAAAAACTTTGTGTCGCACGCGTCGCATGAGCTGCGTACGCCCCTCGCACTGATCATGAGCGAGGCGGAGCTTGGCCTGATGAAAGAAAGGACGGGACCGGAGTATCAGGACGCATTGAAGGGGATTTGGGCCGAAGCCAAAGAAATGAATGAGCTGGTAAGCAGGTTGCTGGAACTTGCCCGCACCGAAGAGCATGCGTTCAAGGTAACATTCTCGAAAATCCGTGTGGATGAAGTGTTATGGCAGGCCAAAGCATCGGTACAACAAAAAAATCCGGGTTATGATGTACACATTCACTACGACCAGATCCCTGATGACGAAGAACAGCTGAAAAGGTACGGCGATGAAAGTCTCCTGCGCACGGCGTTCATGAACCTGATGGACAATGCTTGCAAATACTCTTCGAACAAAGCTGTGAATGTGTTTCTGGAAATTCAGAAAGACCTCATTAAAATTTATTTCAAAGACGTTGGCGTCGGTATCGCCCAGGACGAACTTCCATACATTTTTGATACATTCTACAGAAGCGCCACTACAATCAGCGAGGCGGGCTACGGTATTGGCCTGGCGTTGACCAAGCGGATCATTAACATGCAGGGAGCCAGTATAGATGTGGAGTCGAAACTGGGTGCCGGTACTACATTTATCCTGCGGTTTCCGCCTTTTTAA
- a CDS encoding SulP family inorganic anion transporter codes for MNSVTGHPASGKPALWKPATGFKGLKENWKQDLMSGFLVSLIALPLSLGIAGASNFPPIMGVMTAIVGGILVSFLTNSELTIKGPAAGLIVIVAGAVNELGKGDTVLGWHLALGAIVVAGVVQVLMGLLKLPRFADFFPLSAVHGMLAAIGIIIMSEQIHLAVGIAPSELKGKKPLELLGMVPHSILNMEYHIAIIGLVGLMIMFGWRYLSFSFLKKIPPALMVLIVAIGLGQFFHLFEPSYASFKPLINPGDFSLAYHVSFAGISGDLLPVFSKYVAMFALVGSLESLLTVKAIDLLDPYKRKSDLSRDVTAVGAANVVAGILGGLPMISEVARSSANINNGAKTRWANLFHGICLLIFVLLLAPVTKMVPVAALAAMLIFVGFRLASPSEFRHIYHIGKEQLVIFLVTIVATLSTDLLIGIGCGILTKLMIQLIYGVKISHIFNPKIEVTVDKDVTFVNVPRAAVFTNYLSLKSKLEAIPKGKMVQVDFSDTPYVDHTVMENITRFKNDYDQRGGHMELIGFQYHLALSDHPLAARRNQRQTVLS; via the coding sequence ATGAATTCAGTAACAGGACATCCTGCCTCAGGAAAGCCTGCCTTATGGAAACCGGCCACGGGTTTCAAAGGCTTAAAGGAAAACTGGAAGCAGGATCTGATGTCTGGTTTTCTGGTATCGCTCATTGCGCTGCCACTCAGTTTGGGGATCGCAGGTGCAAGTAATTTTCCGCCGATTATGGGGGTTATGACCGCGATTGTAGGAGGTATACTTGTTTCTTTTCTGACAAATTCCGAGCTAACGATTAAAGGGCCGGCCGCAGGTCTGATCGTTATTGTGGCAGGGGCTGTCAATGAGCTGGGTAAAGGTGATACCGTTTTGGGATGGCACCTCGCATTGGGTGCGATCGTTGTGGCAGGAGTTGTTCAGGTTTTAATGGGTCTGTTGAAATTGCCGAGGTTTGCTGACTTTTTCCCGCTTTCGGCCGTGCATGGCATGCTGGCTGCGATTGGAATCATTATTATGTCGGAGCAAATTCACCTTGCAGTGGGCATTGCACCATCTGAGTTGAAAGGCAAAAAGCCGCTCGAATTGCTGGGAATGGTTCCTCACAGCATTTTGAATATGGAATACCACATTGCGATCATTGGTCTGGTGGGCTTAATGATCATGTTCGGATGGCGGTATTTGTCTTTCTCTTTCCTGAAAAAAATCCCGCCGGCCTTAATGGTATTGATCGTAGCGATAGGGCTAGGCCAGTTTTTCCACTTGTTCGAACCTTCATATGCTAGTTTTAAGCCATTGATCAATCCGGGTGATTTTTCATTAGCATATCATGTGAGTTTTGCAGGAATTTCGGGTGATCTGCTGCCTGTTTTTAGTAAATATGTAGCCATGTTTGCGCTGGTAGGAAGCCTTGAATCTTTATTAACAGTGAAAGCGATAGACCTGCTGGATCCTTATAAACGCAAGTCGGACCTTAGCCGTGATGTAACAGCGGTAGGAGCGGCCAATGTAGTTGCGGGCATCCTGGGCGGTCTTCCAATGATATCCGAAGTGGCACGTAGCTCTGCCAATATTAATAATGGTGCTAAAACACGCTGGGCGAATCTTTTCCACGGAATATGCCTGCTGATATTTGTGTTGCTGCTTGCGCCGGTGACCAAAATGGTTCCGGTGGCAGCTTTGGCGGCAATGTTGATCTTCGTAGGTTTCCGTCTGGCTTCACCTTCCGAATTCAGGCATATTTACCACATTGGAAAAGAGCAGCTGGTCATTTTCCTGGTAACGATTGTGGCAACCCTGAGTACTGATCTGCTGATCGGTATCGGATGCGGTATCCTGACGAAACTGATGATCCAGCTTATTTACGGCGTTAAAATATCTCACATTTTCAACCCGAAAATTGAAGTGACGGTCGACAAAGATGTAACCTTCGTCAATGTGCCCAGAGCTGCTGTATTTACCAATTATTTAAGCCTGAAAAGTAAACTGGAAGCGATTCCCAAAGGCAAAATGGTTCAGGTGGATTTTTCAGATACACCTTATGTAGACCATACCGTCATGGAAAATATAACAAGATTTAAAAATGATTACGACCAGAGGGGAGGACATATGGAGCTGATTGGTTTTCAATATCATCTCGCATTGTCGGATCACCCGCTGGCCGCCAGAAGAAATCAAAGACAAACAGTATTGAGTTAA
- a CDS encoding mechanosensitive ion channel family protein has protein sequence MDQFLEVLDYKNAPWLIILLAGTIGLIMSGIFISAIKVTASKKQWRAVRAIRENLSSVLYFFGPLVFITAVVKTFSLSHPHYEWLFAISKTCLIAVTTWLITRIVIIVEKILIDKLDFDTPDNNQARRMFTKIKFVKRIVIILIITIGLSILLLSFDSVRQYGVGILTSAGIFSVIIGFAAQKSLANLMAGIQIAFTQPIKIDDVVIVEGEWGRIEEINLTYVVVNIWDLRRIVLPITYFIETPFQNWTRNESALIGTAFFQLNYLTPIPKLREKLKEILDQTPLWDGRSWALQVTDTQGQLMVVRALMSARNSSDTFDLRCIVREKLIEFIVQEYPDALPSTRIEDFKSGPAGFPGTRV, from the coding sequence ATGGACCAATTTTTGGAAGTACTTGATTACAAAAACGCGCCTTGGTTAATCATTCTGCTCGCAGGCACCATTGGCCTGATCATGAGTGGTATATTTATCAGCGCGATTAAAGTAACTGCTTCAAAGAAACAATGGAGGGCCGTACGGGCCATTCGTGAAAACCTGAGCAGTGTACTCTATTTCTTTGGCCCACTGGTTTTCATAACTGCTGTCGTAAAAACATTCTCGCTTTCTCATCCGCATTACGAGTGGCTTTTTGCAATCAGCAAAACCTGCCTCATTGCCGTCACAACCTGGCTTATCACCCGCATTGTGATCATTGTCGAGAAAATTCTGATTGACAAACTTGATTTCGACACGCCGGATAACAATCAGGCGAGGCGGATGTTCACCAAGATCAAATTTGTCAAACGGATCGTCATTATCCTGATCATTACCATCGGTCTTTCGATCCTTTTGCTCAGCTTCGACAGTGTGCGGCAGTATGGAGTAGGAATACTAACGTCAGCTGGTATTTTCAGTGTTATTATCGGTTTTGCGGCTCAAAAGTCGCTTGCCAACCTGATGGCCGGAATTCAGATCGCATTCACCCAGCCCATTAAAATTGACGATGTAGTCATCGTGGAAGGCGAATGGGGACGCATTGAGGAAATTAACCTGACTTATGTGGTCGTCAACATCTGGGACCTGAGAAGGATCGTATTGCCGATCACCTATTTTATTGAAACTCCTTTCCAAAACTGGACACGTAATGAAAGCGCGCTGATCGGTACTGCTTTTTTCCAACTAAACTACCTCACTCCCATCCCAAAACTCAGGGAAAAACTCAAAGAGATCCTGGATCAAACACCGCTCTGGGACGGCCGCTCCTGGGCTTTGCAGGTAACCGACACGCAGGGACAATTGATGGTCGTGAGGGCATTAATGTCGGCGAGGAATTCATCCGACACATTCGATCTTCGATGCATCGTCAGAGAAAAACTCATTGAATTCATTGTCCAGGAATATCCCGACGCACTTCCTTCCACCCGTATTGAAGATTTCAAATCAGGCCCAGCCGGATTTCCCGGAACTCGTGTATAA
- a CDS encoding N-acetylmuramoyl-L-alanine amidase-like domain-containing protein: MTRIFVLSFLILFSNALQAQTSLQKVFGQKMDLPENRDIGTQVLRMGESFMGTPYVAGTLEGNPTERLVCKFDGLDCTTLVESAIALAVAKAENPTYEGFKNELTKLRYREGEIDGYPSRLHYILDWMYENEKRGRLEDITAKVGGVPFKKEINFMTNHANLYAPLAESEVWEKVKEQENQINSREHSYIPKAGIQKAEPMLHDGDIVAFTSSVEGLDVNHMGIISKVGSRAYLIHASLSGKKVIMTNVPLAEYVASVPKHTGMIVARLNDI; encoded by the coding sequence ATGACCAGAATTTTCGTTTTATCCTTTTTAATTCTGTTTTCGAATGCATTACAGGCCCAGACAAGTCTGCAGAAAGTTTTCGGACAAAAAATGGATCTGCCTGAGAACAGGGATATCGGTACCCAGGTACTCAGGATGGGTGAATCGTTCATGGGGACGCCATATGTAGCAGGCACACTGGAAGGCAACCCTACGGAAAGACTTGTGTGCAAATTCGACGGACTGGATTGTACGACGCTCGTGGAAAGCGCTATTGCACTGGCCGTAGCCAAAGCTGAAAACCCTACTTACGAAGGCTTCAAAAACGAGCTGACCAAACTCCGTTACCGTGAAGGAGAAATCGACGGCTACCCTTCCAGGTTACATTACATTCTCGACTGGATGTATGAAAATGAAAAACGGGGGCGCCTGGAAGACATTACTGCGAAGGTAGGTGGCGTACCATTCAAAAAAGAGATCAATTTTATGACTAACCACGCAAACCTTTACGCGCCGCTGGCAGAAAGCGAGGTTTGGGAAAAAGTAAAAGAGCAGGAAAATCAAATCAATTCCCGCGAGCATTCCTACATTCCGAAAGCGGGCATCCAAAAGGCTGAACCGATGTTGCACGATGGCGACATTGTTGCTTTTACGTCGTCGGTTGAAGGGCTGGATGTGAACCATATGGGAATAATCAGTAAAGTTGGTAGCCGGGCCTATCTTATTCACGCCTCTTTATCCGGAAAGAAAGTGATCATGACCAACGTTCCTTTGGCAGAGTATGTAGCCTCTGTTCCAAAACACACCGGAATGATTGTGGCGCGCCTCAACGATATCTGA